Proteins encoded within one genomic window of Bacillus thuringiensis:
- the ytvI gene encoding sporulation integral membrane protein YtvI: protein MNRNLLYMILRLIFVIVATVVGVYALLYMSGLIYPFIIAFAFAYLINPVVNFLNQKLQFPRALAVLVSLILVFGAIVGLVTYLVTEAISATTYLLQLVTVKFPDIVTFAQQFALNHIMPLYDDLISKFNHLGEPQRYTITQNIQNLGTEATTQMKELLSAIISGLTNFISALPTTLTVLVFILLATFFISYDWHRLAQKVRKFLPNRVHGYGKTIFVDLRKALFGFVKAQLTLVSMTTVIVLIGLLILRVPYAITIAIITGVVDLLPYLGTGAVFVPWVIYVFFTGDTAFAIGLLILYIVVIVQRQIMEPKVLSSNIGLDPLATLIALFVGFKLFGFLGLIIGPVILVLLNTLHKARVFHDLWKYIKGSPSK from the coding sequence TTGAATCGAAACTTACTATATATGATATTGCGACTCATATTTGTCATTGTAGCGACAGTAGTGGGGGTCTATGCATTACTATATATGTCAGGACTTATCTACCCTTTTATTATCGCTTTCGCATTTGCTTATTTGATTAATCCTGTCGTCAATTTCCTTAATCAAAAACTACAATTTCCTCGCGCACTCGCAGTACTCGTTAGCTTAATTCTCGTATTCGGAGCTATCGTTGGACTCGTTACATACCTTGTAACGGAAGCAATATCTGCCACAACATACTTACTACAACTCGTTACAGTAAAGTTTCCAGATATCGTTACCTTCGCTCAGCAGTTTGCACTTAATCATATTATGCCTCTCTACGATGATTTAATCTCTAAATTTAATCATCTTGGGGAACCACAGCGCTATACGATTACACAAAACATTCAAAACTTAGGAACCGAAGCAACGACGCAAATGAAAGAACTTTTATCAGCTATTATAAGTGGTTTAACAAATTTCATCAGCGCATTACCAACAACTTTGACTGTCCTTGTATTCATTTTATTAGCCACTTTCTTCATTAGTTACGATTGGCACCGTCTTGCTCAGAAAGTAAGAAAATTTTTACCCAACCGTGTTCACGGCTACGGAAAGACTATTTTTGTCGATTTAAGAAAAGCTTTATTTGGTTTTGTTAAAGCGCAACTTACACTCGTATCTATGACAACTGTTATTGTACTAATCGGACTTTTAATATTACGCGTGCCATACGCCATTACTATCGCGATTATTACAGGAGTTGTAGATTTACTTCCGTATTTAGGAACAGGAGCTGTCTTCGTTCCTTGGGTTATATACGTATTTTTCACTGGCGACACCGCTTTCGCCATCGGTCTTCTCATTTTATACATCGTCGTGATTGTCCAAAGACAAATTATGGAGCCTAAAGTACTTTCATCTAATATCGGCCTCGATCCATTAGCAACACTGATCGCTCTATTTGTCGGCTTTAAGCTCTTTGGCTTTTTAGGATTAATCATCGGTCCAGTCATCTTAGTACTACTTAATACATTGCACAAAGCTCGTGTCTTCCATGATTTGTGGAAATATATTAAAGGCTCACCTTCAAAATAA
- a CDS encoding FxsA family protein has translation MKWLLFLFILIPAIEITVLIGSSHVIGLWSTFAMIVFTGVVGVYLAKRQGFKVLGEIQSKLNRGEMPGGAVLDGIFIFVGGILLVLPGYVTDIMGFIFVIPVTRALLKPFVMKWMEWKFRKNSTIIVQK, from the coding sequence GTGAAATGGTTACTATTCTTGTTTATTTTAATACCGGCGATTGAGATTACAGTCTTAATTGGATCAAGTCATGTAATAGGTTTATGGTCTACGTTCGCTATGATTGTATTTACGGGTGTTGTAGGTGTCTATTTAGCGAAAAGGCAAGGGTTTAAAGTGCTTGGAGAGATTCAATCTAAGCTGAATAGAGGAGAAATGCCAGGAGGGGCAGTGTTAGATGGTATTTTTATCTTTGTAGGAGGCATTCTTTTAGTGCTTCCTGGATATGTAACGGATATAATGGGTTTTATCTTTGTTATTCCTGTGACGAGGGCTTTGTTGAAACCGTTTGTTATGAAGTGGATGGAATGGAAGTTTAGAAAGAACTCTACTATTATTGTGCAGAAATAG
- the pyk gene encoding pyruvate kinase yields MRKTKIVCTIGPASESIEKLEQLIEAGMNVARLNFSHGSHEEHGARIKNIREASKKTGKTVGILLDTKGPEIRTHDFVDGQAELVTGAEVVLSTEQVLGTAEKFSVSYAGLYDDVDPGSRILIDDGLIELEVIEKADGNIRTKVLNSGTVKNKKGVNVPNVSIKLPGITEKDVKDIIFGIEQKVDFIAASFVRKASDVLEIRELLEEHNAQYIQIVPKIENQEGIDNIDSILEVSDGLMVARGDMGVEIPPEEVPLVQKRLIKKCNVLGKPVITATQMLDSMQRNPRPTRAEASDVANAIFDGTDAIMLSGETAAGQYPVEAVTMMANIAVRVEKSLQYEDMFKKRIKEFTPTITDAISQSVAHTALALDVAAIVAPTESGYTAKMISKYRPKSPIVAVTSDEQVGRRLALVWGVQAFMAGKRAASTDEMLDTAIQTGMDAGLIGLGDTVVITAGVPVAETGTTNLMKIHVVGEEVAKGQGIGRKAAKGKVVVAKTAAEAVANVNEGDILVTTSTDKDMIPAIEKAAALVVEEGGLTSHAAVVGVSIGIPVIVGVNGVTATLKNGQEVTVDAARGIVYNGHAEVL; encoded by the coding sequence ATGCGTAAAACTAAAATTGTATGTACTATAGGTCCTGCTAGTGAAAGTATTGAGAAATTAGAACAATTAATCGAAGCTGGTATGAACGTTGCTCGTTTAAACTTCTCTCATGGTAGCCATGAAGAGCACGGCGCTCGTATTAAAAACATTCGTGAAGCTTCAAAGAAAACTGGTAAAACAGTTGGTATCTTACTTGATACAAAAGGTCCAGAAATCCGTACTCACGACTTCGTAGACGGACAAGCTGAGCTTGTAACAGGTGCAGAAGTAGTTCTTTCTACTGAGCAAGTATTAGGTACTGCAGAGAAGTTCTCTGTATCTTATGCTGGTCTTTATGACGATGTAGACCCAGGTTCTCGTATTCTAATCGATGACGGTCTTATCGAACTAGAAGTAATCGAAAAAGCTGACGGAAACATCCGTACAAAAGTTCTTAACAGTGGAACTGTAAAAAATAAAAAAGGTGTTAACGTACCAAACGTAAGCATTAAGCTTCCTGGTATCACTGAAAAAGACGTAAAAGATATCATCTTCGGTATCGAGCAAAAAGTTGATTTCATCGCAGCTTCATTCGTTCGTAAAGCATCTGACGTATTAGAAATCCGCGAATTATTAGAAGAGCATAACGCTCAATACATCCAAATCGTACCAAAAATCGAAAACCAAGAAGGTATCGATAATATCGATTCAATCTTAGAAGTTTCTGACGGTTTAATGGTAGCTCGTGGTGACATGGGTGTAGAAATTCCACCAGAAGAAGTACCATTAGTACAAAAACGTCTAATCAAAAAATGTAATGTGTTAGGTAAACCAGTTATTACTGCGACACAAATGTTAGATTCTATGCAACGTAACCCACGTCCAACTCGTGCGGAAGCAAGTGACGTAGCTAACGCGATCTTCGATGGTACAGATGCAATCATGCTTTCAGGTGAAACAGCTGCTGGACAATACCCAGTAGAAGCAGTAACGATGATGGCTAACATTGCAGTACGTGTTGAAAAATCATTACAATATGAAGATATGTTCAAAAAACGTATTAAAGAGTTCACTCCAACAATTACAGATGCAATTAGCCAATCTGTTGCGCATACAGCACTTGCTCTTGATGTAGCTGCAATCGTAGCTCCAACAGAAAGTGGATATACTGCGAAAATGATCTCTAAATATCGTCCAAAATCTCCAATCGTTGCTGTAACATCTGACGAGCAAGTAGGACGTCGTCTTGCACTTGTTTGGGGTGTACAAGCATTTATGGCTGGGAAGCGCGCAGCTTCTACTGACGAAATGTTAGATACAGCAATTCAAACAGGTATGGATGCAGGTCTAATCGGACTTGGAGACACTGTTGTAATCACTGCTGGTGTTCCGGTTGCTGAAACTGGTACAACAAACTTAATGAAAATCCACGTTGTTGGTGAAGAAGTTGCTAAAGGACAAGGAATCGGACGTAAAGCTGCAAAAGGTAAAGTAGTTGTAGCAAAAACAGCTGCTGAAGCTGTAGCGAACGTAAACGAAGGTGATATCCTTGTTACAACAAGTACTGATAAAGATATGATTCCTGCAATCGAAAAAGCTGCTGCTCTAGTTGTAGAAGAAGGCGGTCTAACAAGCCATGCTGCTGTTGTAGGCGTATCAATCGGTATTCCTGTTATCGTTGGTGTAAACGGCGTAACAGCAACTTTAAAAAATGGCCAAGAAGTAACAGTTGATGCAGCGCGCGGAATTGTTTATAATGGACATGCGGAAGTGCTATAA
- the pfkA gene encoding 6-phosphofructokinase: MKRIGVLTSGGDSPGMNAAIRAVVRKAIFHDIEVYGIYHGYAGLISGHIEKLELGSVGDIIHRGGTKLYTARCPEFKDPEVRLKGIEQLKKHGIEGLVVIGGDGSYQGAKKLTEQGFPCVGVPGTIDNDIPGTDFTIGFDTALNTVIDAIDKIRDTATSHERTYVIEVMGRHAGDIALWAGLADGAETILIPEEEYDMEDVIARLKRGSERGKKHSIIVVAEGVGSAIDIGKHIEEATNFDTRVTVLGHVQRGGSPSAQDRVLASRLGARAVELLIAGKGGRCVGIQDNKLVDHDIIEALAQKHTIDKDMYQLSKELSI, encoded by the coding sequence ATGAAACGTATTGGTGTATTAACAAGTGGTGGAGATTCACCTGGTATGAATGCTGCCATTCGTGCAGTTGTTCGTAAAGCGATTTTCCATGATATTGAAGTATATGGTATTTACCATGGATACGCTGGATTAATTTCTGGTCACATTGAAAAATTAGAACTAGGTTCTGTTGGCGATATTATCCACCGTGGTGGTACGAAATTATATACAGCAAGATGTCCTGAGTTTAAAGACCCAGAAGTACGACTAAAAGGTATCGAGCAATTAAAGAAACACGGTATCGAAGGACTTGTTGTTATTGGTGGAGATGGTTCTTACCAAGGCGCTAAAAAATTAACTGAACAAGGATTCCCATGTGTTGGTGTACCAGGTACAATCGACAATGATATCCCTGGAACAGACTTCACAATTGGTTTTGATACAGCTTTAAATACTGTTATTGATGCAATTGATAAAATCCGTGACACAGCTACATCTCATGAACGTACATATGTTATCGAAGTAATGGGACGTCACGCTGGTGATATCGCATTATGGGCTGGTTTAGCTGATGGTGCAGAAACAATCTTAATTCCAGAAGAAGAGTATGACATGGAAGATGTTATTGCTCGTCTGAAGCGTGGTAGTGAACGTGGTAAAAAACACAGTATTATCGTTGTAGCTGAAGGTGTTGGAAGTGCAATTGACATCGGTAAGCACATTGAAGAAGCAACAAACTTTGATACTCGCGTAACTGTATTAGGTCACGTACAACGTGGTGGATCACCAAGTGCACAAGACCGTGTATTAGCAAGTCGTCTTGGTGCAAGAGCAGTTGAATTATTAATTGCTGGTAAAGGTGGACGTTGTGTAGGTATTCAAGATAACAAACTTGTTGATCATGATATTATCGAAGCGTTAGCTCAAAAGCATACAATCGATAAAGATATGTATCAATTATCTAAAGAATTATCCATCTAA
- the accA gene encoding acetyl-CoA carboxylase carboxyl transferase subunit alpha, which produces MAELEFEKPVVELRNKIRELKDYTKNSQMDFSEEIRILEDKLENLEEDIYGNMKVWDRVQIARHAERPTTLDYIEHLFTDFFECHGDRLFGDDAAIVGGIAKYKGMPVTVIGHQRGKDTKENIRRNFGMPHPEGYRKALRLMKQAEKFNRPIICFIDTKGAYPGKAAEERGQSEAIARNLFEMAGLTVPVICIVIGEGGSGGALGLGVGDYIHMLENSTYSVITPEGAAAILWKDAGKAKEAAEAMRITAADLKELGVIDEIIPETKGGAHRNVLKQSENIDLMIRKTFEQLNGISKDELIEKRYEKYMKIGQVSFSNASIGIK; this is translated from the coding sequence ATGGCAGAGCTAGAATTTGAGAAACCAGTTGTTGAGCTAAGAAATAAGATTCGTGAACTGAAAGACTATACGAAAAACAGCCAGATGGACTTCAGTGAGGAGATTCGTATTTTGGAAGACAAGCTAGAAAATTTAGAGGAAGATATATACGGCAATATGAAAGTATGGGACCGTGTTCAAATTGCTCGTCATGCTGAACGACCGACAACGCTCGATTATATTGAGCACTTATTTACTGATTTTTTTGAATGTCATGGAGATCGTCTATTTGGCGATGATGCAGCGATTGTCGGCGGCATTGCGAAATATAAAGGGATGCCTGTAACTGTAATTGGGCATCAACGCGGAAAAGATACGAAAGAAAATATTCGCCGTAACTTTGGGATGCCTCATCCAGAAGGATATCGAAAAGCATTACGTTTAATGAAGCAGGCGGAAAAGTTCAATCGTCCAATTATTTGTTTTATTGATACGAAAGGAGCTTATCCTGGTAAAGCTGCTGAAGAACGTGGTCAAAGTGAAGCTATCGCCCGCAATTTATTTGAAATGGCAGGCTTAACGGTACCTGTTATTTGTATCGTTATTGGTGAAGGTGGTAGTGGTGGTGCACTAGGTCTTGGAGTAGGAGATTACATTCATATGCTAGAAAATTCCACTTATTCTGTTATTACACCAGAGGGTGCAGCGGCAATTCTTTGGAAAGACGCAGGAAAAGCAAAGGAAGCTGCAGAGGCGATGAGAATTACAGCAGCGGATTTGAAAGAATTAGGTGTAATTGACGAAATTATTCCAGAGACAAAAGGTGGAGCGCACCGTAATGTTTTGAAACAGTCAGAAAATATAGATTTAATGATTAGAAAAACTTTTGAACAATTAAACGGAATTTCGAAAGATGAATTAATCGAAAAACGTTATGAAAAATATATGAAAATTGGGCAAGTTTCGTTTTCAAACGCTTCCATTGGGATAAAATAA
- the accD gene encoding acetyl-CoA carboxylase, carboxyltransferase subunit beta translates to MLRDLFVKKKKYAAIPSEQVRKDVPDGVMTKCPKCKKIMYTKELLKNLKVCVNCGYHHPMNAWERLDSILDEGSFREYDKEMVSLNPLEFPDYEEKLESDRKKTELNEAVVTGEGTIDDMLVVVAVMDSRFRMGSMGSVVGEKIARAVEKAYDLQVPFIIFTASGGARMQEGILSLMQMAKTSVALKKHSNAGGLFISVMTHPTTGGVSASFASLGDYNLAEPGALIGFAGRRVIEQTVREKLPEDFQTAEFLLEHGQLDAVVHRDDMRESLRKILEVHQGGEMAVWQS, encoded by the coding sequence GTGCTAAGAGATTTATTCGTGAAAAAGAAAAAGTACGCTGCAATACCTTCAGAACAAGTACGAAAAGATGTACCAGATGGCGTTATGACAAAATGTCCGAAATGTAAAAAAATCATGTATACGAAAGAACTTCTAAAAAATTTAAAAGTATGTGTGAATTGTGGATATCATCATCCTATGAATGCATGGGAACGTCTTGATAGTATATTGGACGAAGGGTCATTCCGTGAGTATGACAAAGAAATGGTTTCATTAAATCCACTCGAGTTTCCAGATTATGAAGAGAAACTAGAGAGCGATCGTAAGAAGACTGAATTGAACGAAGCGGTTGTAACTGGTGAAGGAACAATTGATGACATGCTTGTTGTTGTTGCAGTAATGGATTCTCGTTTTCGAATGGGGAGCATGGGCTCTGTTGTAGGAGAAAAAATTGCCCGTGCGGTTGAAAAGGCATACGACTTACAAGTTCCATTTATTATCTTTACTGCTTCGGGTGGTGCCCGTATGCAAGAAGGGATATTAAGTTTAATGCAAATGGCAAAAACAAGCGTAGCTTTGAAAAAGCATAGTAATGCAGGAGGATTATTTATTTCTGTTATGACTCATCCAACGACGGGCGGGGTTTCAGCGAGTTTCGCTTCACTTGGTGATTATAATCTTGCAGAACCAGGGGCACTGATCGGATTTGCTGGTAGACGTGTAATTGAACAAACTGTGCGTGAGAAACTACCGGAAGATTTCCAAACGGCAGAATTCTTACTAGAACATGGTCAATTAGATGCGGTGGTACATCGTGATGATATGAGAGAATCGCTTCGTAAGATTTTAGAAGTTCATCAAGGAGGGGAAATGGCTGTATGGCAGAGCTAG
- a CDS encoding FadR/GntR family transcriptional regulator, which yields MTSSNTKVYLEIVKKIRSIMEEDGLVAGDRLPSERELSSRLNVGRSSVREALRALELVGLIETRRGEGTFIRNFYDNGLVQLIAPFLLQDEKTIRDLLQTKRLLEKDMIRIVCNLPKETFSKVLSKLHQVLEENENSIPTLHQTFFKTLIEQVDNYLLYRIWMIVNDYVATLSCKVSGDSIDMYRKLYATLEEKQENDALKIYDELVENIQFHS from the coding sequence TTGACATCATCAAACACAAAAGTATATCTCGAAATTGTAAAAAAGATTCGTTCCATTATGGAAGAGGATGGATTGGTAGCGGGGGATCGTTTGCCGTCTGAGCGTGAGTTAAGTTCACGTTTAAATGTAGGGCGTTCCTCTGTAAGAGAAGCGTTGCGTGCTTTAGAACTTGTAGGATTGATTGAAACGAGACGTGGTGAAGGGACGTTTATTCGAAACTTTTACGATAACGGTCTTGTACAATTGATTGCTCCGTTCTTGCTGCAAGATGAGAAAACAATTCGTGATTTATTACAAACAAAACGATTGCTTGAGAAAGACATGATTCGAATTGTATGTAATTTACCGAAAGAAACGTTTTCTAAAGTGCTAAGTAAATTACATCAAGTGCTTGAAGAAAATGAAAACTCAATTCCGACGCTTCATCAAACGTTCTTTAAAACACTTATTGAACAAGTCGATAATTATTTACTATATCGCATTTGGATGATCGTAAATGATTACGTAGCAACTCTTTCTTGTAAAGTTTCAGGAGATTCTATCGATATGTATAGAAAGCTTTATGCTACTTTGGAAGAAAAACAAGAAAATGATGCACTAAAAATTTACGATGAATTAGTAGAGAATATACAGTTTCACTCGTAA
- a CDS encoding NAD(P)-dependent malic enzyme — protein MHKVHQGKLETVSKVKVENAKDLSLAYSPGVAEPCKEIYDDKSKVYEYTMKGNMVAVVTDGTAVLGLGNIGPEASLPVMEGKAVLFKSFAGVDAFPIALNTNDVDKIVETVKLMEPTFGGVNLEDIAAPNCFIIEERLKKETNIPIFHDDQHGTAIVTVAGLVNALKLVGKKMSDIKVVANGAGAAGIAIIKLLYRYGVRDIIMCDRKGAIYDGRPTGMNPVKDEVAKYTNKNRIEGSLADVVQGADVFIGVSAEGALTEEMVRTMNDDAIIFAMANPVPEIMPELAKAAGAAVVGTGRSDFANQVNNVLAFPGIFRGALDVHATQINEEMKMAAVQAIAELVAEDELNADYIIPAPFDARVAPQVAAYVAKAAMETGVARRQVDPNEVAEKTKQLALIGKE, from the coding sequence ATGCATAAAGTGCATCAAGGAAAATTAGAAACTGTATCAAAAGTAAAAGTAGAAAATGCAAAAGATTTAAGTCTTGCATATTCTCCAGGGGTTGCAGAACCTTGTAAAGAAATTTATGACGATAAAAGTAAGGTATATGAATATACGATGAAGGGAAATATGGTAGCAGTTGTGACTGATGGAACGGCTGTACTTGGTCTTGGTAACATTGGACCTGAAGCATCTCTTCCAGTAATGGAAGGTAAAGCTGTATTATTCAAGAGCTTTGCTGGTGTAGATGCATTCCCGATTGCCTTAAATACAAACGATGTAGATAAAATTGTTGAAACTGTAAAATTAATGGAGCCAACTTTTGGCGGCGTTAACTTAGAGGATATCGCAGCACCAAACTGCTTCATTATTGAAGAACGTTTGAAAAAAGAAACAAATATTCCTATCTTCCATGATGATCAACACGGAACAGCTATCGTAACAGTAGCGGGTCTTGTGAACGCGCTAAAATTAGTTGGAAAGAAAATGTCTGACATTAAAGTTGTCGCAAATGGCGCGGGTGCAGCAGGTATTGCAATTATTAAACTTTTATATCGCTATGGTGTACGCGACATTATTATGTGTGACCGTAAAGGGGCAATCTATGATGGTCGTCCTACAGGTATGAATCCGGTGAAGGATGAAGTTGCAAAATATACAAATAAGAATCGTATCGAAGGTTCTTTAGCTGATGTTGTACAAGGTGCGGACGTATTCATTGGTGTATCTGCAGAAGGTGCATTAACAGAAGAGATGGTTCGTACAATGAATGACGATGCAATTATTTTTGCAATGGCGAATCCAGTTCCAGAAATTATGCCAGAATTGGCAAAAGCAGCGGGCGCAGCTGTTGTTGGAACGGGTCGTTCTGACTTTGCGAACCAAGTAAATAATGTACTAGCGTTCCCTGGTATTTTCCGTGGTGCACTTGACGTACATGCGACACAAATTAACGAAGAAATGAAGATGGCAGCTGTACAGGCTATTGCTGAGCTTGTAGCAGAAGATGAGTTAAATGCAGACTATATCATTCCAGCACCGTTTGACGCGCGTGTGGCGCCTCAAGTGGCAGCTTACGTTGCGAAAGCGGCAATGGAAACAGGAGTAGCTCGCCGTCAAGTAGATCCAAATGAGGTTGCTGAGAAAACAAAACAATTAGCGCTGATTGGTAAAGAATAA